Proteins found in one Choloepus didactylus isolate mChoDid1 chromosome 3, mChoDid1.pri, whole genome shotgun sequence genomic segment:
- the CDKL2 gene encoding cyclin-dependent kinase-like 2 isoform X1 encodes MEKYENLGLVGEGSYGMVMKCRNKDNGRIVAIKKFLESDDDKMVKKIAMREIKLLKQLRHENLVNLLEVCKKKKRWYLVFEFVDHTILDDLELFPNGLDYRTVQKYLFQIINGIGFCHSHNIIHRDIKPENILVSQSGIVKLCDFGFARTLASPGEVYTDYVATRWYRAPELLVGDVKYGKAVDVWAIGCLVTEMLMGEPLFPGDSDIDQLYHIMLCLGNLIPRHQELFYKNPVFAGVRLPEIKETEPLERRYPKLSEVVIDLAKKCLHIDPDKRPFCAELLHHDFFRMDGFAERFSHELQLKIQKDGRNISLSKKPQNRKKEKEKDDSLGEERKTLVVQDTNADPQIKESKVFKIKGSKIDGEKTEKGGRASNASCLHDNGTSHIKMVPSTSLGNCSNGSMEHTKNPGKAVPPLMQNLSAVAPNINSGIGTIPGVQSCRLDEKTKKYYIPFVKPNKHSPSGIYNINVTTSVSSEKSLLQGSNKRREFSKTDVRLPELNYNHLPELRALEGIARNSKLIKKENKILSESRIPSLAAIDLHTSSIALYQVQKFPLSVGWNLGLSYNPIKIF; translated from the exons CAACTGAGGCATGAAAATCTGGTGAATCTGTTGGAagtatgtaagaaaaaaaaacgaTGGTACCTAGTCTTTGAATTTGTGGACCACACAATTCTTGATGACTTGGAACTCTTTCCAAATGGACTAGACTACCGAACAGTTCAAAAGTATTTGTTTCAGATTATTAATGGAATTGGATTTTGTCACAGTCACAAT atCATTCACAGAGATATAAAGCCAGAGAATATATTAGTCTCCCAGTCTGGCATTGTAAAGTTATGCGATTTTGGATTTGCCCGGACATTGGCATCTCCTGGAGAGGTTTATACAGATTATGTGGCAACCCGATGGTACAGAGCTCCAGAACTATTGGTTGGTGATGTCAAGTATGGCAA GGCTGTTGATGTGTGGGCCATTGGTTGTTTGGTAACAGAAATGCTCATGGGGGAACCCCTATTTCCTGGAGATTCTGATATTGATCAGCTATATCATATTATGCTGTGTTTGG GTAATTTAATTCCAAGACATCAGGAGCTATTTTATAAAAATCCTGTCTTTGCTGGAGTAAGATTgcctgaaatcaaggaaacagaaCCTCTTGAAAGACGCTATCCCAAGCTCTCTGAAGTAGTGATAGATTTAGCAAAG AAATGCTTACATATTGACCCAGACAAAAGGCCCTTCTGTGCTGAGCTCCTGCACCATGATTTCTTTCGTATGGATGGATTTGCTGAGAG GTTTTCTCATGAGCTACagttaaaaatacagaaagatggcagaaatatttctttgtctaaaaaaccccaaaacagaaagaaggaaaaagaaaaagatgattccttaggtgaagaaagaaaaacacttgTGGTGCAG GATACAAATGCTGATCCCCAAATTAAGGAAtctaaagtatttaaaataaaaggatcaaaaattgatggagaaaaaactgaaaaaggcgGTCGAGCTTCAAATGCTAGCTGTCTCCATGACAACGGGACAAGCCACATCAAAATGGTGCCTTCCACAAGCCTCGGAAATTGCAGCAATGGCAGTATGGAGCATACAAAGAATCCTGGCAAGGCAGTTCCCCCACTTATGCAAAATCTTTCTGCAGTGGCACCTAATATTAATTCTGGAATAGGTACTATCCCAGGAGTTCAGAGTTGCAG ATTGGATGAGAAAACCAAAAAGTATTACATACCATTTGTTAAACCAAATAAACATTCTCCATCAGGCATTTATAATATTAATGTTACCACATCA GTCTCTAGTGAAAAGAGCCTCCTTCAAGGAAGTAACAAAAGAAGAGAATTCTCAAAGACAGATGTCCGTTTGCCTGAACTAAACTATAATCATCTCCCTGAACTAAGAGCTTTGGAAGGCATAG CTCGAAATTCCAAGCTAATCAAGAAGGAGAACAAAATTCTTTCAGAATCTCGAATTCCTTCTCTGGCCGCTATTGACCTGCACACCTCCAGTATTGCATTATATCAGGTACAGAAATTCCCTTTGTCAGTTGGATGGAACTTGGGTCTCTCTTATAACCCTATTAAAATATTCTAG